In Xiphophorus couchianus chromosome 24, X_couchianus-1.0, whole genome shotgun sequence, a single genomic region encodes these proteins:
- the LOC114140342 gene encoding caldesmon-like, whose product MEESLFEVVPCGANHIPSGRQLPRTPPLTSAKRHLDFEDVEPVMPNSNAEAGGAVEVLGCSSLKMENPYTMLKGMKGYHLTPDDLNFIKKKAEDEHVKKLQEELAEIQALLKMDGKMLELALVSRATAQVTLSLIPSSDDLANWAKLVLRETSPSDFTQLDTKSLLDAIKMEEIQRLIDQKKKIIAMMEANAAETCKKEAEKRGHLEMQVANEELKIRELMRELTGLKSDLLLQETNKGEDLKEDPEQPQAASGEGRHQQHQRKAVKSRVNEIACKSRPKSANNEKSVKLVQSVSEVSNQKSGAGKGDLVKLVKGRERREQTAPLKSQHPVAGLRRSKRIANRS is encoded by the exons atggaAGAGTCGCTCTTTGAAGTTGTGCCGTGCGGTGCAAATCACATCCCATCAGGTCGTCAGCTGCCCCGCACTCCTCCTCTGACGAGTGCAAAGAGACATTTGGATTTTGAGGATGTGGAACCTGTGATGCCAAACAGCAACGCAGAG GCAGGTGGAGCTGTTGAGGTGCTTGGTTGTAGCAGTCTTAAAATGG AGAACCCTTATACCATGCTGAAGGGCATGAAGGGGTATCATCTCACTCCTGATGACCTAAACTTCATCAAGAAAAAGGCGGAGGATGAACATGTAAAAAAGCTTCAG GAAGAATTGGCAGAGATTCAGGCCCTGCTGAAAATGGATGGGAAGATGTTGGAGCTTGCACTTGTGTCTAGGGCGACGGCGCAGGTCACCCTCAGCCTG ATCCCGTCGAGTGACGATCTGGCCAACTGGGCCAAACTGGTCCTGAGAGAGACCTCACCTTCTGACTTCACACAGCTGGATACAAAGTCACTTCTGGATGCCATCAAAATGGAAGAAATCCAAAGATTAATTgaccaaaaaaagaagataattGCAATGATGGAGGCAAACGCTGCAGAAAC GTGCAAGAAAGAAGCTGAAAAGAGAGGCCATCTTGAAATGCAAGTAGCCAATGAGGAG CTGAAGATTCGGGAGCTGATGAGAGAATTGACGGGTCTGAAATCAGACCTCCTCCTGCAGGAA ACAAACAAAGGTGAAGACCTGAAGGAGGATCCTGAACAGCCACAAGCTGCAAGTGGTGAAGGAAGACATCAGCAGCACCAAAGGAAGGCTGTTAAATCGCGTGTTAATGAAATCGCATGTAAATCGAGACCAAAATCCGCCAACAATGAGAAGAGTGTTAAACTGGTTCAGTCGGTATCAGAAGTGTCAAATCAGAAATCTGGAGCAGGGAAAGGAGACCTAGTGAAGCTGGTAAAGGGAAGAGAGAGAAGGGAACAGACGGCGCCACTGAAATCCCAGCATCCTGTGGCTGGACTGAGACGATCCAAACGCATCGCTAACAGAAGCTAA